The nucleotide sequence TTTTCCGGGATTTGGACTTGTCCGACATTGCCGCCGGCGAGGGGCTTTCCGGCAACAAATCGGCCGACCGGCGGGGGATGGCGGTAATCGAAAAATCGAACCAGCTTTTAGAGCAGCTGGACCGGCAGCTGGAAAACGAAATCGACAAGATCCAGCGGGGGGCGGAGCTGCCCCCCGGCGTGGTGCAGCTGGTCAAAGTGCGCATTGCCACCAAGCGGAAGGTTTCGGTCGGCGACAAGATGGCCGGGCGGCACGGGAACAAGGGGGTCGTCGCGCGGGTCGTTCCCGTTGAAGACATGCCCTACTTGCCTGATGGCACGCCGGTGGACATCGTTTTAAACCCCCTCGGCGTTCCCTCGCGGATGAACGTCGGCCAGATTCTGGAAACGCATTTGGGTTGGGCCGCCCACAAGTTAGGCTGGCACGTCGCCAGCCCGGTTTTTGACGGGGCGCGGGAGGAGGATATCCAGGCGGCGTTGAAGCAGGCCGGGCTGCCGGAATCGGGAAAAATCACTTTGCACGACGGGCGCTCCGGGGAGCCGTTCGACAACCCGGTCACCGTCGGCTACATCTATATGATGAAACTTTCGCACCTGGTGGACGACAAGATTCACGCCCGCTCCATCGGCCCCTACTCATTGGTCACCCAGCAGCCTTTGGGGGGCAAGGCGCAGTTCGGCGGGCAGCGCTTCGGCGAGATGGAGGTCTGGGCGCTCGAGGCGTACGGGGCGGCCTTCACCCTTCAGGAGATTCTGACGGTCAAGTCGGACGACGTCTCCGGACGGTCGCGGATTTACGAATCGATCGTCAAGGGGGAAAATCCCCCAGAGCCGGGGATTCCGGAGTCGTTCAACGTGTTGGTGCAGGAACTTAAAAGTTTGGGCATGGACGTGGAGCTGGTGGAACAGCTCCGGTCGGAATAGGAGAAGAACATGGTTGATTTCAATCTGCGGGTGCCGTCCCGCAAGCCGTCCGATTTTTCGGCCATCCGGATCCAGCTCGCCAGCCCGGAGACCATCCGGAGCTGGTCGTACGGCGAGGTGACCAAGCCGGAGACCATCAACTACCGCTCCTTCAAGCCGGAGCGGGACGGGCTTTTCTGCGAGCGGATTTTCGGGCCCGTCAAGGACTGGGAATGCTCCTGCGGCAAGTACAAGCGGATCCGCTTCCGCGGCATCGTCTGCGACCGCTGCGGGGTGGAAGTCACCCATTCCAAGGTCCGCCGGGAACGGATGGGGCACATCGAGCTCGCCGTGCCGGTTTCCCACATCTGGTATTTCAAGTCGATTCCCTCCCGCATCGGGTATCTGCTCGATTTGTCCATCCGGGATTTGGAGCGGGTTTTGTACTACGAGTCGTACGTGATGATCGACCCGGGGAACTCCGGTTTCAAGAGCATGGATCTGGTGAGCGAGGAGGACCATCAAAAGCTTGTGGAGGAAGGGAAGGAGTTTACCGCCAAGATGGGGGCAACGGCGGTCAAGGAGCTTCTTTCCCAGATGGATATCGAGGAGCTTTCGCTCGATTTGCGCTCCCGCGTAAAGGTGGAGACCTCCGCCCAGCGGAAGAAGGATATGCTCAAGCGGTTGCGGGTCATCGAGTCGCTCCGGCAGTCGAAAAACCGGCCGGACTGGATGATTTTGGACGTTTTGCCGGTCATCCCCCCCGATTTGCGGCCGCTCGTTCCTCTCGAGGGGGGGCGCTTCGCCACCTCCGATTTGAATGATTTGTACCGCCGGGTGATCAACCGGAACAATCGGTTGAAAAAGCTTATCGAAATCCGCGCCCCCGAAGTGATTCTGCGCAACGAGAAGCGAATGCTGCAGGAAGCCGTCGATGCGCTCCTCGACAACGGCCGCCGCACCCATTCCGTGCGCGGCGATACCAAACGGCCGCTCAAGTCCCTTTCCGATTTGCTCAAGGGGAAACAGGGACGCTTCCGCCAGAATCTCTTGGGAAAGCGGGTGGACTATTCCGGCCGCTCGGTCATCGTGGTCGGCCCGGAATTAAAAATGCACCAGTGCGGGCTCCCCAAGAACATGGCGCTGGAACTTTTCAAACCGTTTATCATCATGAAGCTGGAGGAGAAGGGGTACGTCCAGACGGTAAAATCCGCCAAAAAACTGGTGGAGCGGGAACGCCCCGAGGTCTGGGACATCCTCGAAGAAGTTATCGCCGACCATCCCGTGATGCTGAACCGGGCGCCGACCTTGCACCGGCTGGGGATCCAGGCGTTCTATCCGGTCCTGGTCGAAGGAAAAGCAATCCGGCTGCACCCGCTCGTCTGCGCGGCCTTCAACGCCGATTTCGACGGGGACCAGATGGCCGTGCACGTGCCGCTTTCCTTCGAGGCGCAATTGGAAGCGAAAATTTTGATGCTTTCGGTAAACAATTTGTTGTCCCCCTCCTCCGGCCGGCCGATTGCCACCCCGTCGCAGGATATCGTTTTGGGCTGTTATTATTTGACCAAGGAACGCCCGGGAGACAAGGGGGAGGGGATGATTTTTTCCTCCCCGGACGAGGCCCTGGCGGCCTATCACCAGGACACCGTCGGGCTGCACGCCCGTGTCAAGGTGCGAATCGGCAAAGAGCTTGTCACCACCACGCCCGGGCGGGTGATTTTCAATTTCATCGTCCCGCCGGAGATCGGCTTTTTCAACCAAGTGGCCGGGAAATCGAATCTTGAAGAGCTGGTCTCGCAGGCCTTCCGGCAGTTGGGGCCCTACCGCACGGCCTTGTTTTTGGACCAGTTGAAACAAGCCGGTTTCGAACAGGCGACCCTGGCCGGGGTTACGGTCGGCATCGAGGATATGCTGATACCGCCGGAGAAGGGGGAGCTGGTCGGCCGGGCGCAGAAAGAAGTGGACCGCATCCAGAAGCAGTACGAGCGGGGGGTCATCACCAACGGAGAGCGGTACAACAAGGTGATCGACACCTGGACGCACACCACCACGGAAGTCGCGGAGCGGATGTTCGAGCGGTTGAAAAACATCAATTTCGGCTTCAACCCGGTTTTTATGATGGCCGATTCCGGGGCGCGCGGTTCCAAGGAGCAGATCCGCCAGCTGGCGGGGATGCGCGGGCTGATGGCCAAGCCGCAGAAGAAAATCACCGGGCAGATCGGCGAAATCATCGAATCCCCCATCGTGGCGAACTTCCGCGAAGGGCTTACCGTTCTGGAGTACTTCATCTCCACGCACGGGGCGAGAAAGGGGCTGGCGGACACGGCCTTAAAAACCGCCGACGCCGGGTACCTCACCCGCCGACTCGTTGACGTCGCCCAGGACGTCATCATCACGGAAGAGGACTGCGGCACGATTTTGGGGCTTACCACTTCGGCCTTGAAGGAGGGGGAGGAGGTCATCGAATCCCTTAAAGACCGGATTTTGGGTCGGGTCGCGCTTGAGGATGTCGTTGACCCCATTACCGACGAAACCATAGTCAGCGCCGGGGAGGAGATCAACGAGGAGGCGGCGGCACGCATTGACGAGTCCGGACTGGAGACGGTAATGATCCGCTCCGTTTTGACCTGCGAGTCCCGCCGGGGAACCTGCATCAAATGCTACGGGCGGAATCTGGCGACCGGCCGGATGGCGGAT is from Verrucomicrobiia bacterium and encodes:
- the rpoC gene encoding DNA-directed RNA polymerase subunit beta'; this encodes MVDFNLRVPSRKPSDFSAIRIQLASPETIRSWSYGEVTKPETINYRSFKPERDGLFCERIFGPVKDWECSCGKYKRIRFRGIVCDRCGVEVTHSKVRRERMGHIELAVPVSHIWYFKSIPSRIGYLLDLSIRDLERVLYYESYVMIDPGNSGFKSMDLVSEEDHQKLVEEGKEFTAKMGATAVKELLSQMDIEELSLDLRSRVKVETSAQRKKDMLKRLRVIESLRQSKNRPDWMILDVLPVIPPDLRPLVPLEGGRFATSDLNDLYRRVINRNNRLKKLIEIRAPEVILRNEKRMLQEAVDALLDNGRRTHSVRGDTKRPLKSLSDLLKGKQGRFRQNLLGKRVDYSGRSVIVVGPELKMHQCGLPKNMALELFKPFIIMKLEEKGYVQTVKSAKKLVERERPEVWDILEEVIADHPVMLNRAPTLHRLGIQAFYPVLVEGKAIRLHPLVCAAFNADFDGDQMAVHVPLSFEAQLEAKILMLSVNNLLSPSSGRPIATPSQDIVLGCYYLTKERPGDKGEGMIFSSPDEALAAYHQDTVGLHARVKVRIGKELVTTTPGRVIFNFIVPPEIGFFNQVAGKSNLEELVSQAFRQLGPYRTALFLDQLKQAGFEQATLAGVTVGIEDMLIPPEKGELVGRAQKEVDRIQKQYERGVITNGERYNKVIDTWTHTTTEVAERMFERLKNINFGFNPVFMMADSGARGSKEQIRQLAGMRGLMAKPQKKITGQIGEIIESPIVANFREGLTVLEYFISTHGARKGLADTALKTADAGYLTRRLVDVAQDVIITEEDCGTILGLTTSALKEGEEVIESLKDRILGRVALEDVVDPITDETIVSAGEEINEEAAARIDESGLETVMIRSVLTCESRRGTCIKCYGRNLATGRMADLGDAVGVIAAQSIGEPGTQLTLRTFHIGGTAARIAEQSKVLAKSDGTVNFKNIRAVVRSDGERVVLSRDGEITITDDEGRVRSRYHVPYAGVLRVSGGDRVKKDAALFEWDPYTSTILSEHGGKVEFSDVLEDVTFREELDETTGLRQRVIIEQRDKTLRPHVHITDKGKKVGSYAIPTGAHLAVNEGQEIGPGESLVKIPREISKTRDITGGLPRVAELFEARKPRDPAVVSEIDGFVEFGKVVRGQMQVFVRGDAGVDREYPVPHGKHMLVHAGDRVRAGDRLCEGPVDPHDILRIKGPEAVQEYLVNEIQEVYRIQGVKINDKHIEIIVRQMLQKVRVEEPGGTNFLEGEQVDRYRFREENERAIAEGLEPATFQPLLLGITRASLTTESFISAASFQETTKVLTEAAIAGKTDHLLGLKENVIIGRLIPAGTGLERYRAVKVSGEEETSTLVPPVEMMEENA